A region from the Neomonachus schauinslandi chromosome 2, ASM220157v2, whole genome shotgun sequence genome encodes:
- the TLR1 gene encoding LOW QUALITY PROTEIN: toll-like receptor 1 (The sequence of the model RefSeq protein was modified relative to this genomic sequence to represent the inferred CDS: inserted 1 base in 1 codon; substituted 1 base at 1 genomic stop codon) gives MKTNSSIFHFAIIVMLIFEIRIQLSDESEFLVNRSNTGLFHVPKDLSLKTTILDISQNYISELQTSDILSLSKLRILIVSHNRIQYLDISVFKFNQELEYLDLSHNELGKISCHPTVDLKHLDLSFNAFDDLPICKEFGNMSHLEFLGXQKSSMFPIAPLHISKVLLVLGDAYREKEDAESLXNLNTESLHIVFPRRKEFRFTLDVSVSTAVSLELSNIKCVLDDNGCSYFQNVLSKLQKNSRLSTLTLNNIETTWNFFITILQLVWHTSTEYFSISNVKLQDYLTLSYFDYSNTSLKALLIHHVVSDVFTLPQRYIYRLFSNMNIHNFTVSGTHMIHMVCPSQISPFLYLDFSNNLLTDMVFKNCGNLTKLETLNLQMNQLKELASIVNMTKEMKSLQQLDISQNSLRYDENEGNCAWTKSLLSLNLSSNILADSVFRCLPPKVKVLDLHDNRIRSIPKPIMKLEALQELNVASNSLAHLPDCDTFSSLSVLIIDSNSISNPSADFFQSCQKIRSIRAGNNPFQCTCELREFVQSLGQVSSEVVEGWPDSYKCGYPENYKGTLLKDFHVSQLSCNTTLLLVTIGITVLVLTLTVTALCIYFDLPWYLRMVCQWTQTRHRARNTPLEELQRTLQFHAFISYSGHDSAWVKNELLPSLEKEDIRICLHERNFVPGKSIVENIINCIERSYKSIFVLSPNFVQSEWCHYELYFAHHNLFHEAFDNLILILLEPIPQYSIPSSYHKLKNLMAQRTYLEWPKEKSKHGLFWANLRASINIKLMEQAKKRDHT, from the exons ATGAAAACTAATTCTAGCATCTTCCATTTTGCCATAATCGTCATGTTAATATTTGAGATCAGAATCCAATTGTCGGATGAAAGTGAATTTCTAGTTAACAGATCAAACACAGGTCTCTTTCATGTTCCCAAAGACCTATCCTTGAAAACAACAATCTTAGATATATCACAAAACTATATATCTGAGCTTCAGACTTCTGACATCCTATCACTATCAAAGCTGaggattttgatagtttctcATAATAGAATTCAATACCTTGATATCAGTGTTTTCAAATTCAACCAGGAATTGGAATACTTGGATTTGTCCCACAATGAGTTGGGGAAGATTTCTTGCCATCCCACTGTGGACCTCAAGCACTTAGACCTCTCATTTAATGCATTTGATGATCTGCCCATATGCAAAGAGTTTGGCAACATGTCTCACCTGGAATTTCTGG TACAAAAATCTAGCATGTTTCCAATTGCTCCTTTGCATATAAGTAAGGTGTTACTGGTCTTAGGAGACGCTTACAGGGAAAAAGAAGACGCTGAGAGCCTTTGAAACCTTAACACAGAAAGTCTACACATTGTTTTCCCCAGAAGAAAGGAATTCAGGTTTACTTTGGATGTATCAGTCAGCACAGCAGTGAGTCTGGAACTATCTAATATCAAATGTGTGCTAGATGATAATGGATGTTCTTATTTCCAAAATGTTCTGTCAAAACTTCAAAAGAATTCAAGGTTATCAACTCTTACCTTAAACAACATTGAAACAACTTGGAATTTTTTCATTACGATCCTCCAGTTGGTTTGGCATACAAGCACAGAGTATTTCTCAATTTCAAATGTAAAACTACAAGATTACCTTACCTTAAGCTATTTTGATTATTCCAACACTTCACTGAAGGCCTTATTGATACACCATGTTGTCAGTGATGTGTTCACTTTGCCACAAAGGTATATCTATAGACTCTTTTCAAATATGAACATCCACAATTTCACAGTGTCTGGTACACACATGATCCACATGGTTTGCCCATCCCAAATTAGCCCATTTCTGTATTTGGATTTTTCTAATAATCTCTTAACagacatggtttttaaaaattgtggaaaCTTGACTAAACTGGAGACACTTAATTTACAAATGAATCAATTAAAAGAACTTGCAAGTATAGTTAATATGACCAAAGAAATGAAGTCTCTACAACAATTGGATATTAGCCAGAATTCTCTAAGGTatgatgaaaatgaaggaaattgtGCTTGGACTAAAAGTTTATTAAGTTTAAATTTGTCTTCAAATATACTTGCTGACTCTGTTTTCAGATGTTTACCTCCTAAGGTGAAGGTACTTGATCTTCACGATAACAGAATAAGGAGCATTCCTAAACCAATCATGAAACTAGAAGCTTTACAAGAACTCAATGTTGCTTCCAATTCTTTAGCCCACCTTCCTGACTGTGATACTTTTAGCAGCCTTTCTGTACTGATTATTGACTCTAATTCAATTTCCAACCCATCAGCTGATTTCTTCCAGAGCTGCCAGAAGATTAGGTCCATAAGAGCAGGGAACAATCCATTCCAATGTACATGTGAGCTAAGAGAATTTGTCCAAAGTCTAGGCCAAGTATCAAGTGAAGTGGTAGAGGGTTGGCCTGATTCTTATAAGTGTGGCTATCCAGAAAACTATAAGGGAACCCTACTGAAGGACTTTCACGTGTCTCAGTTATCCTGCAACACAACTCTGCTGCTTGTTACCATTGGGATCACTGTGCTGGTGTTGACTCTTACTGTGACTGCTCTCTGTATCTACTTTGATCTGCCCTGGTATCTCAGGATGGTGTGTCAGTGGACCCAGACCCGGCACAGGGCAAGGAACACACCCTTAGAAGAACTCCAAAgaaccctccagttccatgctTTTATTTCATATAGTGGGCATGATTCTGCCTGGGTGAAGAATGAATTACTACCAAGcctagaaaaagaagatataaggATTTGTCTCCATGAGAGAAACTTTGTTCCTGGCAAGAGCATTGTGGAAAATATCATAAACTGCATTGAGAGAAGTTACAAGTCCATCTTTGTTTTGTCTCCCAACTTTGTCCAGAGTGAGTGGTGCCATTATGAACTCTACTTTGCCCACCACAATCTCTTTCATGAAGCTTTTGATAACTTAATCTTGATCTTACTGGAACCTATTCCACAGTATTCTATTCCTAGCAGCTATCACAAGCTCAAAAATCTCATGGCACAAAGGACTTACTTGGAATGGCCCAAGGAGAAGAGCAAACATGGACTTTTTTGGGCTAACCTAAGAGCATCTATTAATATTAAATTGATGGAGCAAGCAAAAAAAAGAGATCACACATAG